The stretch of DNA TGGAGGCCGTTCGGCTCAGTCATGAACCCAGTTGGACTGTTTCGGGGGTTGCCCGTGACCTTGGAATCAGCGAGAATGTTCTGCATGTGTGGCGGACGAAACTGAAAGGGGATGGTGAGGCGGCCTTTCCCGGGAAAGGTCATTTGTCTCCGGATCAGGATGAACTGCGTCGATTGCGTCGGCAGTTAGCCGATGACCAAAGGGAATGG from Candidatus Zixiibacteriota bacterium encodes:
- a CDS encoding transposase, whose amino-acid sequence is MSNQKRRKYDRQFKLEAVRLSHEPSWTVSGVARDLGISENVLHVWRTKLKGDGEAAFPGKGHLSPDQDELRRLRRQLADDQREW